The following proteins come from a genomic window of Anas platyrhynchos isolate ZD024472 breed Pekin duck chromosome 20, IASCAAS_PekinDuck_T2T, whole genome shotgun sequence:
- the PIMREG gene encoding protein PIMREG isoform X4, with translation MVSVLKNVKATMGWRKHQLLADFDENESPVPDKFKRKASLSSLNTIRMSLRKRIPLKQVELNFHETPTWESMEARAKCQTLRSITRTARNAFGTVSQKIQKTHQNPIQSIVAFPDESVGRRSHVTSSSKKRSTMPQTPCHNKNSVTPAASSMSTPGSSKRALLGPTKVSEHREWRGFPSWHGEDALPLRRSRRAAALKSPYSSPACASRMTEFECELELVSSGIRRLKHLSQALDDGIEQEESDMTVSLICN, from the exons ATGGTATCTGTGCTCAAAAATGTCAAGGCAACAATGGGCTGGCGGAAACACCAGCTCCTAGCTGACTTTGATGAAAATGAAAGCCCTGTACCAGACAAATTCAAGAGAAAGGCTTCTTTGAGTTCTCTCAATACCATCCGTATGTCTCTAAGGAAGCGAATACCTTTAAAACAGGTAGAGCTGAATTTCCATGAGACCCCAACTTGGGAAAGTATGGAAGCAAGAGCAAAGTGCCAAACTCTCCGGAGTATTACAAGAACAGCAAGAAATGCTTTTGGAACGGTGTCCCAG aaaatacagaagactCACCAAAACCCAATACAGTCAATTGTGGCCTTTCCGGATGAATCTGTGGGTCGGAGAAGCCATGTGACCAGTTCTTCCAAGAAAAGAAGTACTATGCCTCAAACCCCTTGCCATAACAAGAATAGTGTTACTCCAGCAGCCAGTTCCATGAGCACCCCAGGATCCAGCAAAAGAGCCTTGCTTGGGCCAACAAAGGTGTCAGAACACAGAGAATGGAGGGGTTTCCCATCCTGGCACGGTGAAGATGCTCTCCCACTCCGGAGATcaagaagagcagcagcacttaAGAGCCCTTATTCATCACCTGCTTGTGCCAGCAGAATGAC AGAGTTTGAGTGTGAGTTGGAACTGGTCTCCTCAGGGATTCGACGACTGAAGCACCTCTCTCAGGCACTTGATGATGGTATTGAACAAGAGGAGAG TGATATGACAGTTTCTCTCATTTGTAACTGA
- the PIMREG gene encoding protein PIMREG isoform X3: MVSVLKNVKATMGWRKHQLLADFDENESPVPDKFKRKASLSSLNTIRMSLRKRIPLKQVELNFHETPTWESMEARAKCQTLRSITRTARNAFGTVSQKIQKTHQNPIQSIVAFPDESVGRRSHVTSSSKKRSTMPQTPCHNKNSVTPAASSMSTPGSSKRALLGPTKVSEHREWRGFPSWHGEDALPLRRSRRAAALKSPYSSPACASRMTEHAISIYYCLMAQNLQSVHRSQKFSQAIRRQAKKLLSSLYLDRDGYK; encoded by the exons ATGGTATCTGTGCTCAAAAATGTCAAGGCAACAATGGGCTGGCGGAAACACCAGCTCCTAGCTGACTTTGATGAAAATGAAAGCCCTGTACCAGACAAATTCAAGAGAAAGGCTTCTTTGAGTTCTCTCAATACCATCCGTATGTCTCTAAGGAAGCGAATACCTTTAAAACAGGTAGAGCTGAATTTCCATGAGACCCCAACTTGGGAAAGTATGGAAGCAAGAGCAAAGTGCCAAACTCTCCGGAGTATTACAAGAACAGCAAGAAATGCTTTTGGAACGGTGTCCCAG aaaatacagaagactCACCAAAACCCAATACAGTCAATTGTGGCCTTTCCGGATGAATCTGTGGGTCGGAGAAGCCATGTGACCAGTTCTTCCAAGAAAAGAAGTACTATGCCTCAAACCCCTTGCCATAACAAGAATAGTGTTACTCCAGCAGCCAGTTCCATGAGCACCCCAGGATCCAGCAAAAGAGCCTTGCTTGGGCCAACAAAGGTGTCAGAACACAGAGAATGGAGGGGTTTCCCATCCTGGCACGGTGAAGATGCTCTCCCACTCCGGAGATcaagaagagcagcagcacttaAGAGCCCTTATTCATCACCTGCTTGTGCCAGCAGAATGAC GGAGCATGCGATATCAATCTACTACTGTCTAATGGCACAAAACTTGCAGTCTGTACATCGATCTCAGAAATTTTCTCAGGCTATCAGAAGGCAAGCAAAGAAACTGTTGAGCAGTTTGTACTTGGACAGAGATGGCTATAAGTAG
- the PIMREG gene encoding protein PIMREG isoform X1, with amino-acid sequence MVSVLKNVKATMGWRKHQLLADFDENESPVPDKFKRKASLSSLNTIRMSLRKRIPLKQVELNFHETPTWESMEARAKCQTLRSITRTARNAFGTVSQKIQKTHQNPIQSIVAFPDESVGRRSHVTSSSKKRSTMPQTPCHNKNSVTPAASSMSTPGSSKRALLGPTKVSEHREWRGFPSWHGEDALPLRRSRRAAALKSPYSSPACASRMTEFECELELVSSGIRRLKHLSQALDDGIEQEEREHAISIYYCLMAQNLQSVHRSQKFSQAIRRQAKKLLSSLYLDRDGYK; translated from the exons ATGGTATCTGTGCTCAAAAATGTCAAGGCAACAATGGGCTGGCGGAAACACCAGCTCCTAGCTGACTTTGATGAAAATGAAAGCCCTGTACCAGACAAATTCAAGAGAAAGGCTTCTTTGAGTTCTCTCAATACCATCCGTATGTCTCTAAGGAAGCGAATACCTTTAAAACAGGTAGAGCTGAATTTCCATGAGACCCCAACTTGGGAAAGTATGGAAGCAAGAGCAAAGTGCCAAACTCTCCGGAGTATTACAAGAACAGCAAGAAATGCTTTTGGAACGGTGTCCCAG aaaatacagaagactCACCAAAACCCAATACAGTCAATTGTGGCCTTTCCGGATGAATCTGTGGGTCGGAGAAGCCATGTGACCAGTTCTTCCAAGAAAAGAAGTACTATGCCTCAAACCCCTTGCCATAACAAGAATAGTGTTACTCCAGCAGCCAGTTCCATGAGCACCCCAGGATCCAGCAAAAGAGCCTTGCTTGGGCCAACAAAGGTGTCAGAACACAGAGAATGGAGGGGTTTCCCATCCTGGCACGGTGAAGATGCTCTCCCACTCCGGAGATcaagaagagcagcagcacttaAGAGCCCTTATTCATCACCTGCTTGTGCCAGCAGAATGAC AGAGTTTGAGTGTGAGTTGGAACTGGTCTCCTCAGGGATTCGACGACTGAAGCACCTCTCTCAGGCACTTGATGATGGTATTGAACAAGAGGAGAG GGAGCATGCGATATCAATCTACTACTGTCTAATGGCACAAAACTTGCAGTCTGTACATCGATCTCAGAAATTTTCTCAGGCTATCAGAAGGCAAGCAAAGAAACTGTTGAGCAGTTTGTACTTGGACAGAGATGGCTATAAGTAG
- the PIMREG gene encoding protein PIMREG isoform X2 — protein sequence MVSVLKNVKATMGWRKHQLLADFDENESPVPDKFKRKASLSSLNTIRMSLRKRIPLKQVELNFHETPTWESMEARAKCQTLRSITRTARNAFGTVSQKIQKTHQNPIQSIVAFPDESVGRRSHVTSSSKKRSTMPQTPCHNKNSVTPAASSMSTPGSSKRALLGPTKVSEHREWRGFPSWHGEDALPLRRSRRAAALKSPYSSPACASRMTEFECELELVSSGIRRLKHLSQALDDGIEQEERSVQWKYTGPDHLLPCSQILSFVAIFPAICVTTCYLTL from the exons ATGGTATCTGTGCTCAAAAATGTCAAGGCAACAATGGGCTGGCGGAAACACCAGCTCCTAGCTGACTTTGATGAAAATGAAAGCCCTGTACCAGACAAATTCAAGAGAAAGGCTTCTTTGAGTTCTCTCAATACCATCCGTATGTCTCTAAGGAAGCGAATACCTTTAAAACAGGTAGAGCTGAATTTCCATGAGACCCCAACTTGGGAAAGTATGGAAGCAAGAGCAAAGTGCCAAACTCTCCGGAGTATTACAAGAACAGCAAGAAATGCTTTTGGAACGGTGTCCCAG aaaatacagaagactCACCAAAACCCAATACAGTCAATTGTGGCCTTTCCGGATGAATCTGTGGGTCGGAGAAGCCATGTGACCAGTTCTTCCAAGAAAAGAAGTACTATGCCTCAAACCCCTTGCCATAACAAGAATAGTGTTACTCCAGCAGCCAGTTCCATGAGCACCCCAGGATCCAGCAAAAGAGCCTTGCTTGGGCCAACAAAGGTGTCAGAACACAGAGAATGGAGGGGTTTCCCATCCTGGCACGGTGAAGATGCTCTCCCACTCCGGAGATcaagaagagcagcagcacttaAGAGCCCTTATTCATCACCTGCTTGTGCCAGCAGAATGAC AGAGTTTGAGTGTGAGTTGGAACTGGTCTCCTCAGGGATTCGACGACTGAAGCACCTCTCTCAGGCACTTGATGATGGTATTGAACAAGAGGAGAG AAGTGTTCAGTGGAAGTACACAGGTCCAGACCACCTCCTTCCTTGCTCTCAGATCTTGTCCTTTGTTGCCATTTTTCCAGCAATTTGTGTAACAACCTGTTACTTAACCTTGTAG